Proteins encoded in a region of the Salvelinus fontinalis isolate EN_2023a unplaced genomic scaffold, ASM2944872v1 scaffold_0763, whole genome shotgun sequence genome:
- the LOC129847213 gene encoding gasdermin-E-like: MFSTATIHFVEEIGDNDGSLIPVSSLIESDKLVPLSLVVKRKRFWIWQKPKYLPTDFTLSDVLTGDTPLTPVVVKTDFLKYQGTFGDNKSGNFESNVVAVNLKVEGKDTSKLQSSFGSLKKEEVDVQKLLRDSKDKLLDMSHCLIQQTREKTREVFAVVKERIVTTQPCSVIEEVQQGGQIGELLTFCGPKSTQVSVKENSSLHKDSNVSLEIPAHTVIAYSIIELQIKLNGHYELCLMSDTLGGFEVDGPVKKSLVGVSGAHDDTPKKSCFQRELEKLSGHFQVLSVLPAATRSSLLQLLKTTMEDREAVSVLESVLDQMCTGKTADLGEVKEASQMQTVQAILDLLEHSDSSPTPSLLSDSSPTPSLLSDSSQTPSLLSDSSQTPSLLSATHPIISAMDGMTDEGLSVLGSCCSPPVLQALQILVQHVAAGSGETLSLRDAGLAVLTEEVVFGRTESLFSHSKVTLKREEDTLRTEMKDQPGYLPLVMSITVKGLASLV; this comes from the exons ATGTTTTCCACGGCCACAATACACTTTGTGGAGGAGATAGGTGATAATGATGGCAGCTTGATCCCTGTGTCCAGTCTGATTGAGTCAGACAAACTGGTCCCTCTCTCACTGGTTGTGAAACGCAAGCGTTTTTGGATTTGGCAGAAACCCAAGTACCTGCCCACTGATTTTACCCTCAGTGATGTGCTGACTGGAGACACACCCTTAACCCCAG TTGTGGTCAAGACTGATTTCCTAAAGTACCAAGGGACATTTGGTGACAACAAATCAGGAAACTTTGAGTCAAATGTAGTTGCTGTAAACCTTAAAGTGGAGGGGAAAGACACATCTAAACTGCAGTCGTCCTTCGGCAGCctgaagaaagaggaggtggaTGTACAGAAGTTGCTGCGCGACTCCAAAGACAA GCTTTTGGACATGTCCCACTGTCTGATCCAGCAGACCCGTGAGAAGACCAGGGAGGTGTTTGCGGTGGTGAAGGAGAGGATTGTGACGACCCAGCCGTGTTCGGTCATAGAGGAGGTCCAGCAGGGGGGGCAGATAGGGGAGCTGCTGACCTTCTGTGGGCCCAAGAGCACCCAG GTGTCTgtgaaggagaacagcagtctgCACAAAGACAGCAACGTGTCTCTGGAGATTCCTGCCCATACCGTCATCGCTTACTCCATTATTGAGCTGCAGATCAAACTCAATGGACACTATG AGCTGTGCCTAATGTCCGACACTCTTGGGGGGTTTGAGGTGGATGGGCCCGTTAAGAAGAGCTTAGTGGGGGTGTCTGGCGCTCACGACGACACCCCAAAGAAGAGCTGCTTTCAGAGAG AACTGGAGAAACTGAGTGGTCATTTCCAGGTGCTGTCAGTCCTGCCAGCAGCCACACGTTCCTCCCTGCTCCAGCTCCTCAAGACAACCatggaggacagagaggcagtCAGTGTGCTGGAGAGTGTG CTGGACCAGATGTGCACAGGTAAGACAGCTGACCTGGGTGAGGTTAAGGAAGCGTCTCAGATGCAGACAGTCCAGGCCATACTGGACCTTCTAGAGCATTCCGACtccagcccgacaccctccctcctcagtGACtccagcccgacaccctccctcctcagtGACTccagccagacaccctccctcctcagtGACTccagccagacaccctccctcctcagtGCCACTCATCCCATTATCAGTGCCATGGATG GAATGACAGATGAGGGTCTCTCTGTGTTGGGATCGTGTTGCAGTCCTCCAGTCTTACAGGCCCTGCAGATCCTG GTGCAGCATGTGGCAGCAGGGAGTGGGGAGACCCTCTCTCTGAGAGATGCAGGTCTGGCTGTTCTGACTGAGGAGGTGGTGTTTGGGAGGACAGAGAGTCTCTTTAGTCACTCTAAAGTTACactgaagagagaagaggacacactgaggacagagatgaaAGACCAGCCTGGATACCTTCCTCTAGTCATGAGTATCACTGTGAAAGGCCTGGCCTCTTTAGTGTAA
- the LOC129847214 gene encoding gasdermin-E-like isoform X1, whose translation MYSESSSEDVVLSVHVFILVLFLRRLCHLCLCHLLQPETQSITISQMFAKATKAFVKDTDHEGRLIPVSSLNDTDKLNLRSLIVKTRHRCFWQEPKYQSPGFTLGDVLKPGEPGNTPLSPTVKECDFVDYSGTFGDKKEMNADGNVEAKLADFNITVGGKWSTKQKLSLGSLNKEKVDVKDLHNYSKDRVLDMSHPVIKQTRVNPRAVLGVLTERIMTSLPCPVTNNVRKRGNAGVNVSACVFLSRKASMKQSGSTQTDSDVSLGIPANTVMAYSLIELYVKCNGQFELCLICNNGGFEKVWSKDEIEGDGIMDLRGDFAANSPLNLNKELEKLSGHFQLLSALPVAKRSSLLQLLKTTMEDREAVSVLESVLDQMCDGETPDLGDLEESERETVQAILDLVDQCVGKDEDEIRSSLLSAVHLIVSAMDGMTDEGLSVLGSCCSPPVLQALQILVQHVAAGSGETLSLRDAGLAVLTEEEVYQRTESLFGHSKVTLKREEDTLRTEMKDQPGYLPLVMSIAVKGLASLV comes from the exons ATGTATTCAGAATCCTCATCAGAAGATGTTGTATTGAGTGTTCATGTGTTCATCCTAGTTTTGTTTCTTAGACGTCTTTGTCATTTGTGTCTTTGTCATCTGCTGCAGCCAGAAACACAATCCATCACCATCTCTCAGATGTTTGCCAAAGCCACAAAAGCCTTCGTGAAGGACACAGATCATGAGGGACGCCTGATCCCTGTGTCCAGTCTGAAtgacacagacaaactgaatctcCGATCACTCATTGTCAAGACCAGGCACAGATGCTTCTGGCAGGAACCCAAATACCAGTCCCCTGGCTTTACCCTCGGTGATGTCCTGAAGCCTGGAGAGCCTGGAAACACACCTTTAAGCCCAA CTGTCAAGGAGTGTGACTTTGTGGACTACAGTGGGACATTTGGTGACAAGAAAGAAATGAACGCAGATGGGAACGTGGAGGCAAAGTTGGCTGATTTCAACATTACCGTGGGAGGGAAATGGTCCACCAAACAGAAGCTGTCCCTTGGCAGCCTGAACAAAGAGAAGGTTGATGTGAAGGACTTACACAACTACTCAAAAGACAG AGTTCTGGACATGTCCCATCCTGTGATCAAGCAGACCCGTGTGAATCCCAGAGCAGTGTTAGGCGTCTTGACGGAGAGGATTATGACGTCACTACCTTGTCCGGTCACAAACAATGTCCGGAAGCGTGGCAATGCAGGAGTCAATGTGAGCGCCTGTGTGTTCCTGAGCCGGAAG GCCTCTATGAAGCAGAGCGGCAGTACTCAGACAGATAGTGATGTGTCACTGGGTATTCCTGCAAATACTGTCATGGCCTACAGTCTGATTGAACTCTACGTCAAATGCAATGGACAGTTTG AGCTGTGCCTCATTTGCAACAATGGGGGCTTTGAAAAGGTTTGGTCAAAGGATGAGATTGAAGGGGATGGAATTATGGACCTGAGAGGCGACTTTGCTGCCAACAGCCCCCTAAATCTGAACAAAG AACTGGAGAAACTGAGTGGTCATTTCCAGCTGCTGTCAGCTCTGCCGGTTGCCAAACGCTCCTCTCTGCTCCAGCTCCTCAAGACAACCatggaggacagagaggcagtCAGTGTGCTGGAGAGTGTG CTGGATCAGATGTGTGATGGTGAGACTCCTGACCTGGGTGATCTGGAAGAGTCTGAGAGGGAAACAGTCCAGGCCATACTGGATCTTGTAGACCAATGTGTTGGGAAGGATGAGGACGAGATCAGATCCTCTCTTCTCAGTGCCGTCCACCTCATTGTCAGTGCCATGGACG GAATGACAGAtgagggtctgtctgtgttgggaTCGTGTTGCAGTCCTCCAGTCTTACAGGCCCTGCAGATCCTG GTGCAGCATGTGGCAGCAGGGAGTGGGGAGACCCTCTCTCTGAGAGATGCAGGTCTGGCTGTTCTGACTGAGGAGGAGGTGTATCAGAGGACAGAGAGTCTCTTTGGTCACTCTAAAGTTacactgaagagagaggaggacacactgaggacagagatgaaGGACCAGCCTGGATACCTTCCTCTAGTCATGAGTATCGCTGTGAAAGGCCTGGCctctttagtgtag
- the LOC129847214 gene encoding gasdermin-E-like isoform X2, producing the protein MFAKATKAFVKDTDHEGRLIPVSSLNDTDKLNLRSLIVKTRHRCFWQEPKYQSPGFTLGDVLKPGEPGNTPLSPTVKECDFVDYSGTFGDKKEMNADGNVEAKLADFNITVGGKWSTKQKLSLGSLNKEKVDVKDLHNYSKDRVLDMSHPVIKQTRVNPRAVLGVLTERIMTSLPCPVTNNVRKRGNAGVNVSACVFLSRKASMKQSGSTQTDSDVSLGIPANTVMAYSLIELYVKCNGQFELCLICNNGGFEKVWSKDEIEGDGIMDLRGDFAANSPLNLNKELEKLSGHFQLLSALPVAKRSSLLQLLKTTMEDREAVSVLESVLDQMCDGETPDLGDLEESERETVQAILDLVDQCVGKDEDEIRSSLLSAVHLIVSAMDGMTDEGLSVLGSCCSPPVLQALQILVQHVAAGSGETLSLRDAGLAVLTEEEVYQRTESLFGHSKVTLKREEDTLRTEMKDQPGYLPLVMSIAVKGLASLV; encoded by the exons ATGTTTGCCAAAGCCACAAAAGCCTTCGTGAAGGACACAGATCATGAGGGACGCCTGATCCCTGTGTCCAGTCTGAAtgacacagacaaactgaatctcCGATCACTCATTGTCAAGACCAGGCACAGATGCTTCTGGCAGGAACCCAAATACCAGTCCCCTGGCTTTACCCTCGGTGATGTCCTGAAGCCTGGAGAGCCTGGAAACACACCTTTAAGCCCAA CTGTCAAGGAGTGTGACTTTGTGGACTACAGTGGGACATTTGGTGACAAGAAAGAAATGAACGCAGATGGGAACGTGGAGGCAAAGTTGGCTGATTTCAACATTACCGTGGGAGGGAAATGGTCCACCAAACAGAAGCTGTCCCTTGGCAGCCTGAACAAAGAGAAGGTTGATGTGAAGGACTTACACAACTACTCAAAAGACAG AGTTCTGGACATGTCCCATCCTGTGATCAAGCAGACCCGTGTGAATCCCAGAGCAGTGTTAGGCGTCTTGACGGAGAGGATTATGACGTCACTACCTTGTCCGGTCACAAACAATGTCCGGAAGCGTGGCAATGCAGGAGTCAATGTGAGCGCCTGTGTGTTCCTGAGCCGGAAG GCCTCTATGAAGCAGAGCGGCAGTACTCAGACAGATAGTGATGTGTCACTGGGTATTCCTGCAAATACTGTCATGGCCTACAGTCTGATTGAACTCTACGTCAAATGCAATGGACAGTTTG AGCTGTGCCTCATTTGCAACAATGGGGGCTTTGAAAAGGTTTGGTCAAAGGATGAGATTGAAGGGGATGGAATTATGGACCTGAGAGGCGACTTTGCTGCCAACAGCCCCCTAAATCTGAACAAAG AACTGGAGAAACTGAGTGGTCATTTCCAGCTGCTGTCAGCTCTGCCGGTTGCCAAACGCTCCTCTCTGCTCCAGCTCCTCAAGACAACCatggaggacagagaggcagtCAGTGTGCTGGAGAGTGTG CTGGATCAGATGTGTGATGGTGAGACTCCTGACCTGGGTGATCTGGAAGAGTCTGAGAGGGAAACAGTCCAGGCCATACTGGATCTTGTAGACCAATGTGTTGGGAAGGATGAGGACGAGATCAGATCCTCTCTTCTCAGTGCCGTCCACCTCATTGTCAGTGCCATGGACG GAATGACAGAtgagggtctgtctgtgttgggaTCGTGTTGCAGTCCTCCAGTCTTACAGGCCCTGCAGATCCTG GTGCAGCATGTGGCAGCAGGGAGTGGGGAGACCCTCTCTCTGAGAGATGCAGGTCTGGCTGTTCTGACTGAGGAGGAGGTGTATCAGAGGACAGAGAGTCTCTTTGGTCACTCTAAAGTTacactgaagagagaggaggacacactgaggacagagatgaaGGACCAGCCTGGATACCTTCCTCTAGTCATGAGTATCGCTGTGAAAGGCCTGGCctctttagtgtag